From Sphingobium sp. B2D3C:
TCTCCTCATTTTTGATGAAGTGCAACGTGCGCATATTGTGCAGCCGGTCCGCCAGCTTGACGAGCAGCACGCGAATATCGTCCGACATGGCGAGCAGAAACTTGCGCAGATTCTCGGCGGCCCGCTGGCTTTCGCTTTGCGCCTCGATCTTGCTGAGCTTGGTCACGCCATCGACCAGCCGGGCGACGTCCTGCCCGAACAGCCGCTCGATTTCCGCGGTGGTGGTGAGCGTATCCTCGATCGTATCGTGCAGCAGGGCTGTGACGATGGTCTTATCGTCGAGGAACAGATCGGTCAGAATGCCTGCGACTTCAATCGGATGACTGAAGTAGGGATCGCCACTGGCGCGCTTTTGCGTGCCATGCTTGGCGACCGAAAACACATAGGCGCGGTTGATCAGGGCCTCATCGGCATCCGGGTCATAGCCTTTGACCCTCTCGACCAGTTCATATTGACGCAACATCGTCGCGCAACATGGTGGCCGGACCCCGTGCAGCGCAACAAAAAACTCGCGCTGCAGCGGCCGGCGAGGGGGAAGTTGTCCCCTCAACGCCACGCTCCGCCCGATCCGTGCGACGAAGGCACAGTCCAGAGCACTCGCCATTTGGCGCGGCGCGCCGAATGCGCTAGCGTCGCTGGCCATGGCTGAACGCAAGGGTCTTGATGCATTTGAGGGCTGCGCCCTGCCGGCCGCGCTCGAAACGATGGGCGAGCGGTGGTCATTCATGATCCTGCGCGCCTGCTTCAGCGGCATCGTCTATTTCGAGGATTTCCAATGTGCGCTTGGCATCGCCCGCAACATCCTGTCCAATCGGCTGGGCAAGCTGGTTGCGAGGGGCATCCTCACCCGTGAGCCGGTCGCCAATGACAAGCGCCGTGTCGCTTACTGCCTTACCGAGAAAGGCAAAGCCTTGATGCCGGTGATGATTGCGCTGCGCCAGTGGGGCGAGCGCTGGGAACCGGTGCCGCCGGCACGCCGGATTCTAGCGGA
This genomic window contains:
- a CDS encoding winged helix-turn-helix transcriptional regulator, encoding MAERKGLDAFEGCALPAALETMGERWSFMILRACFSGIVYFEDFQCALGIARNILSNRLGKLVARGILTREPVANDKRRVAYCLTEKGKALMPVMIALRQWGERWEPVPPARRILADSRDRQPVREVRLQAADGRLLDYQDLCWIEAPAAADEEPDCTAAPLRAMGAPR